Proteins encoded by one window of Phytohabitans houttuyneae:
- a CDS encoding 3-deoxy-7-phosphoheptulonate synthase has protein sequence MQQTGSIADLIQLGPWERVPAVQQPDWRDHPAYDEACRALAEAPPLVTAAEVRRLREALPGALVLQLGDCAESFYECTPRHTSEKLKTIDWLGDRFSELTGRSVVRVGRMAGQFAKPRSAATEWYDAVRIPSFRGHMINSDIATSETRKANPRRMVWAYEASDQVQRVMRTYRQGDRPTAMPEGPWSSHEALVIDYESRLIRRDPDTDELYLGSTHLPWVGERTRQPDEAHIAMLSSVVNPVGCKVGPKAKPDDILRVCEVLDPRREPGRLVLIARMGRDRILEALPPIVSRVAAAGHQAVWLSDPMHGNTVKLPTGLKTRYLADVITEAVRFRDILDAAGQEAAGLHIEVAADDEVTECIGGPVVDEEELQRHYTSLCDPRLNRHQAAELIEAWARGTTSGHA, from the coding sequence ATGCAGCAAACCGGCTCCATCGCGGACCTCATCCAACTCGGGCCGTGGGAGCGCGTGCCGGCGGTACAGCAACCGGACTGGCGAGACCACCCCGCGTACGACGAAGCCTGCCGCGCGCTGGCGGAGGCACCGCCACTGGTGACAGCCGCCGAGGTCCGGCGGCTGCGCGAGGCGCTGCCGGGGGCGCTCGTACTGCAGCTCGGCGACTGCGCCGAGAGCTTCTACGAGTGCACGCCCCGGCACACCTCGGAAAAGCTGAAGACGATCGACTGGCTGGGCGACAGGTTCAGCGAGCTCACCGGCCGGAGCGTGGTCCGGGTGGGCCGCATGGCCGGTCAGTTCGCGAAGCCCCGGTCGGCGGCGACCGAGTGGTACGACGCGGTCCGGATCCCGTCCTTCCGCGGTCACATGATCAACTCCGACATCGCCACGTCGGAGACGCGCAAGGCGAACCCGCGGCGCATGGTGTGGGCCTACGAGGCCAGCGACCAGGTGCAGCGGGTCATGCGCACGTACCGCCAGGGCGACCGCCCGACCGCCATGCCGGAAGGTCCGTGGTCGAGCCACGAGGCACTGGTCATCGACTACGAGTCGCGGCTGATCCGCCGCGACCCGGACACCGACGAGCTGTACCTGGGCTCGACCCACCTGCCGTGGGTGGGGGAGCGGACCCGCCAGCCGGACGAGGCGCACATCGCGATGCTCTCGTCGGTCGTCAACCCGGTCGGCTGCAAGGTCGGCCCGAAGGCCAAGCCCGACGACATCCTGCGGGTGTGCGAGGTGCTCGACCCGCGGCGCGAGCCCGGCCGCCTCGTGCTCATCGCGCGGATGGGCCGCGACCGGATCCTGGAAGCCCTGCCGCCGATCGTCTCGCGCGTGGCCGCGGCGGGACACCAGGCGGTCTGGCTCAGCGACCCCATGCACGGCAACACGGTCAAGCTGCCGACCGGGCTCAAGACCCGCTACCTGGCCGACGTGATCACCGAGGCCGTGCGGTTCCGCGACATCCTCGACGCCGCCGGGCAGGAAGCCGCCGGGCTGCACATCGAGGTCGCCGCGGACGACGAGGTGACGGAGTGCATCGGTGGCCCCGTGGTGGACGAGGAGGAGCTGCAGCGCCACTACACCTCGCTGTGCGATCCGCGGCTCAACCGCCACCAGGCCGCCGAGCTCATCGAAGCATGGGCCCGTGGGACCACAAGTGGACACGCCTGA
- a CDS encoding phosphopantetheine-binding protein produces the protein MTTRTQTLTDQLLKLMTCEYGAPEGTTADTSFDLLDLDSLVLVEVAVALTGRYGVDVTEEDMHEAGNIAGTVAMLEAKGVQA, from the coding sequence ATGACCACCCGGACGCAGACCCTGACCGACCAGCTTCTGAAGCTCATGACCTGCGAGTACGGCGCCCCGGAGGGCACCACCGCGGACACCTCCTTCGACCTGCTCGACCTCGACTCGCTCGTGCTTGTCGAGGTGGCCGTCGCGCTCACCGGCCGGTACGGCGTCGACGTCACCGAGGAGGACATGCACGAGGCCGGCAACATCGCCGGGACGGTCGCGATGCTCGAAGCGAAGGGCGTCCAGGCCTGA
- a CDS encoding DUF6851 domain-containing protein yields MTILRRLGRRRLGGAVAFAATAALVGSLAGAVSAAPQAATFDLDNGNALIGVIYPKFDTVARDEHFGRPMLFGGDSALLIEMPLFDALSPYHPTAVGIFSNLGRRPAAEHTTRNKNIAVIYSAFTSLNVVFPQYKTRWLEMMETAGLDPANTAEDPTTPSGIGILAAKNAIASRKHDGTNRAGDEGGQKYNRQPYADYTGYKPVNSAYELRDPSRWQPNTVLKRDVYTVQEFATPQFALLKPFTYDSPKQMPVSRPANNYYLNRKGYRAQADEVLKASAALDDRQKMSAELFNDLVRPYGAVAGRIVIGGQLSTEAAVHYVVTGAITGLDVTTTSWFYKRKFDSVRPFSAIHHLYGEKKVTAWGGPGKGTVNDIPGEEWQGYLSTLAIGSPEYPSAIAALCFAYAQQARRFIGTDSLQIFVPLTKGSSLVEPGITPANDMTLQWGNLTDWANDCGKSRVWGGENFPGSVEASRQYATKIGDLAYEFVQRKVNGG; encoded by the coding sequence ATGACGATTCTGAGGCGGCTGGGCAGACGGCGCCTGGGAGGTGCCGTGGCCTTCGCCGCAACGGCGGCCCTGGTGGGATCGCTGGCTGGCGCCGTGTCGGCGGCACCGCAGGCGGCGACGTTCGACCTCGACAACGGGAACGCCCTGATCGGAGTCATCTATCCGAAGTTCGACACCGTGGCGCGGGACGAGCACTTCGGCCGTCCGATGCTGTTCGGCGGGGACAGTGCCCTGCTGATCGAAATGCCATTGTTTGACGCGCTGTCCCCATATCACCCGACAGCCGTTGGCATTTTCTCGAACCTCGGCCGCCGCCCCGCGGCGGAGCACACGACGCGCAACAAGAACATTGCCGTCATCTACTCCGCTTTCACGTCGCTCAACGTTGTGTTTCCGCAGTACAAGACGCGATGGCTGGAGATGATGGAGACGGCGGGGCTCGATCCCGCCAACACGGCCGAGGACCCGACCACGCCGAGCGGCATCGGCATTCTCGCCGCGAAGAACGCCATCGCGTCGCGCAAGCACGACGGCACCAACCGGGCCGGTGACGAGGGCGGCCAGAAGTACAACCGGCAGCCGTACGCCGACTACACCGGCTACAAGCCCGTCAACAGCGCGTACGAGCTGCGCGACCCGTCCCGCTGGCAGCCGAACACCGTGCTGAAGAGAGACGTCTACACGGTCCAGGAGTTTGCGACGCCGCAGTTCGCCCTCTTGAAGCCGTTCACGTACGACAGCCCGAAGCAAATGCCGGTGTCCCGGCCGGCGAACAACTACTACCTCAACCGCAAGGGCTACCGGGCCCAGGCCGACGAGGTGCTGAAGGCGTCGGCGGCACTGGACGACCGCCAGAAGATGAGCGCCGAGCTCTTCAACGACCTTGTCCGGCCGTACGGCGCGGTCGCCGGCCGGATCGTCATCGGGGGCCAGCTCAGCACCGAGGCCGCGGTCCACTATGTCGTCACCGGTGCCATCACCGGCCTCGATGTCACGACCACGTCCTGGTTCTACAAGCGCAAGTTCGACTCGGTGCGGCCGTTCAGTGCGATCCACCACCTGTACGGCGAGAAGAAGGTGACGGCGTGGGGCGGCCCCGGCAAGGGCACCGTCAACGACATCCCCGGCGAGGAATGGCAGGGCTACCTGAGCACGCTGGCGATCGGCTCCCCCGAGTATCCGTCCGCGATCGCGGCGCTCTGCTTCGCCTACGCGCAGCAGGCACGCCGGTTCATCGGCACCGACTCGCTGCAGATCTTCGTGCCCCTCACCAAGGGCTCCTCGCTGGTCGAACCGGGGATCACCCCGGCCAACGACATGACGTTGCAGTGGGGCAACCTGACCGACTGGGCCAACGACTGCGGCAAGAGCCGGGTCTGGGGCGGCGAGAACTTCCCGGGCTCCGTCGAGGCGTCGAGGCAGTACGCGACGAAGATCGGCGACCTGGCGTACGAGTTCGTGCAGCGCAAGGTGAACGGCGGCTGA
- a CDS encoding MFS transporter, giving the protein MDHPPSGTGPATEPGRSAGLGVLLAACVSALVVNANTSAVTILLPAISDDVGTPVEQLQWAVTGYMLVGAAVIVTSGALGDVLGRRRVFVAGLALFVASCVLIALSRQGAGVIAGRMIQGAAGSTILACGMSLLSVASSGAAQMRAITLWGAASAAGAAAGPLVGGVLVDATGWQGLFWIDAAIAAACVPLTLSTVKESRDPHRPRSIDLAGTALIAVVLVPLVLALSEGSDWGWLSAATLVCLAVSVAGAFAFVAVERRVKAPIVDLRLLRNIVLVGATLAILLVAGAINALMYLLSLYFQNPSAFGMSALEAGLATLPAAAAMIAITPVITPLAVRIGPGRAVALGFALAAAGFAVLVFVTESWTYLGFVAPLVAIAVGLGLANGPASSASTAAVSADEVGQASGISNMARYIGGSLAVAAAATVSTAVTDTRRAEGDPADVALAAGLSRASLLLAIVSVGGVVLAVLLRRHRARSLDRAAAAAGAVHTIPSR; this is encoded by the coding sequence ATGGATCATCCGCCTTCCGGTACCGGGCCGGCGACGGAGCCAGGGCGCTCGGCAGGGCTCGGAGTGCTGCTCGCGGCGTGCGTCTCGGCGCTGGTCGTCAACGCCAACACGTCCGCGGTCACGATCCTGCTGCCCGCCATCAGCGACGACGTCGGCACGCCTGTCGAGCAGCTGCAGTGGGCCGTCACCGGGTACATGCTCGTCGGCGCCGCCGTGATCGTCACGTCGGGCGCGCTCGGCGACGTGCTGGGGCGGCGGCGGGTGTTCGTGGCCGGGCTCGCGCTCTTCGTCGCCTCCTGCGTGCTGATCGCCTTGTCGCGGCAGGGCGCGGGCGTGATTGCCGGGCGGATGATCCAGGGCGCGGCCGGCTCGACGATCCTCGCCTGCGGCATGAGCCTGCTGTCGGTCGCCTCCTCCGGCGCGGCGCAGATGCGCGCGATCACGTTGTGGGGCGCCGCCTCGGCGGCCGGCGCCGCGGCCGGCCCGCTCGTCGGCGGCGTGCTCGTCGACGCCACGGGGTGGCAGGGGCTGTTCTGGATCGACGCGGCCATCGCCGCCGCGTGCGTCCCGTTGACACTGTCCACAGTGAAGGAGTCGCGCGATCCGCACCGGCCACGGTCGATCGACCTCGCCGGCACGGCGCTGATCGCGGTCGTGCTCGTACCGCTCGTGCTGGCGCTGAGCGAGGGCAGCGACTGGGGCTGGCTCTCGGCGGCCACGCTGGTCTGCCTCGCCGTCTCGGTCGCGGGCGCGTTCGCCTTCGTGGCCGTGGAGCGCAGGGTCAAGGCACCGATCGTCGACCTGCGCCTGCTGCGCAACATCGTGCTGGTCGGCGCGACGCTGGCGATCCTGCTCGTCGCGGGCGCCATCAACGCCCTCATGTACCTGCTCAGCCTGTACTTCCAGAACCCCTCGGCGTTCGGGATGAGCGCGCTGGAGGCCGGCCTCGCCACGCTGCCGGCCGCGGCCGCGATGATCGCCATCACCCCGGTGATCACGCCACTCGCGGTGCGGATCGGGCCCGGCCGGGCGGTGGCGCTGGGGTTCGCCCTCGCCGCCGCGGGCTTCGCGGTGCTGGTGTTCGTCACCGAGTCGTGGACCTACCTGGGATTCGTCGCTCCCCTTGTCGCCATCGCGGTGGGCCTGGGCCTGGCGAACGGCCCCGCGTCGTCCGCGTCGACGGCGGCGGTCTCGGCGGACGAGGTCGGGCAGGCCTCCGGCATCTCGAACATGGCCCGGTACATCGGCGGCTCGCTCGCCGTCGCGGCCGCCGCGACGGTCTCCACCGCCGTCACCGATACGCGCCGGGCCGAGGGCGACCCGGCGGACGTGGCGCTCGCCGCCGGCCTGTCCCGCGCGTCGCTGCTGCTGGCGATCGTGTCGGTCGGCGGAGTCGTGCTCGCGGTGCTGCTGCGGCGCCACCGCGCGCGGAGCCTCGACCGGGCCGCGGCCGCCGCGGGGGCGGTCCACACGATCCCGAGCCGCTGA
- a CDS encoding pentapeptide repeat-containing protein — protein MSRSRRRSAGERQPLQRWTHVATVLSAITAIVAVVYTGLSFHSTQAQTRMDINGGISDRLEAAARNLSAEGPSAREAAIREFGRIARQWPDDQPDAMRLLASFVRRHTRPTVSPPGRPTCPDRAVPVDVATALEVIGSRDPAHDGDGPINLSGACLNHADLAGADFTCVNLDATHLEDAMLESATLVGAWLTGARLAGASLYEARLGHARMDRALLHAPGEEGTLVERADLSDAVLTGADLRGAYLAGANLDRARIAGADFRGADLTGARLGTHLGGADFTGAKGVDKGAALREPGPPRPSPCG, from the coding sequence GTGAGCCGCAGCCGTCGCCGATCCGCGGGCGAGAGACAGCCACTGCAGCGGTGGACCCACGTCGCCACCGTCCTGTCCGCGATCACCGCGATCGTCGCGGTTGTCTACACCGGACTGTCCTTCCACTCGACCCAGGCGCAGACGCGCATGGACATCAACGGCGGCATCTCGGACCGCCTGGAGGCGGCCGCGCGCAACCTCAGCGCCGAGGGCCCGTCCGCGCGGGAGGCCGCGATCCGCGAGTTCGGCAGGATCGCGCGCCAGTGGCCGGACGACCAGCCCGACGCGATGCGGCTGCTGGCCTCGTTCGTGCGGCGCCACACGCGGCCCACCGTCTCGCCGCCGGGCAGGCCCACCTGCCCGGACCGCGCCGTGCCCGTGGACGTGGCCACGGCGCTGGAGGTCATCGGCTCCCGCGACCCGGCGCACGACGGCGACGGACCGATCAACCTCTCCGGCGCCTGCCTCAACCACGCCGACCTCGCCGGCGCGGACTTCACCTGCGTCAACCTGGACGCGACCCACCTGGAGGACGCCATGCTCGAGTCGGCGACGCTCGTGGGCGCCTGGCTCACCGGCGCCCGCCTCGCCGGCGCGAGCCTGTACGAGGCACGGCTCGGCCACGCGCGGATGGACCGCGCGCTGCTGCACGCGCCCGGCGAGGAGGGCACGCTGGTGGAGCGGGCGGACCTCTCCGACGCGGTGCTCACCGGCGCGGACCTGCGGGGCGCCTACCTCGCCGGTGCCAACCTCGACCGGGCGCGGATCGCCGGCGCCGACTTCCGCGGCGCCGACCTGACCGGTGCGCGGCTCGGCACCCATCTCGGCGGGGCCGACTTCACCGGTGCGAAGGGCGTCGACAAGGGTGCCGCGCTTCGCGAGCCGGGCCCGCCGCGCCCCTCGCCCTGCGGTTGA